The Musa acuminata AAA Group cultivar baxijiao chromosome BXJ1-3, Cavendish_Baxijiao_AAA, whole genome shotgun sequence genome window below encodes:
- the LOC135638401 gene encoding signaling peptide TAXIMIN 1-like, whose product MCCECRPLGWLLGLPFALLSLVVSIVGAAIWIVGLPVSCICPCCLCVTILVEFAVELIKAPLHVMRWFASQIPC is encoded by the exons ATGTGCTGCGAGTGCCGACCGCTCGGATGGCTGCTGGGCCTTCCCTTCGCTTTGCTCTCCCTTGTCGTCTCCATCGTCGGCGCCGCCATCTGGATCGTCGG GCTGCCGGTATCGTGCATCTGCCCGTGCTGCCTGTGCGTGACGATCCTGGTGGAGTTCGCCGTCGAGCTCATCAAGGCGCCGCTCCACGTCATGAGGTGGTTCGCCTCGCAGATCCCCTGTTAG